In bacterium, the genomic window CGTCCGCTTCGATCTCCCGTTGACTCGCGAAGCGCTTGCTCAGAAAGTACACCTGCAGGTGAAACGCCCAGCGCGACATGTCGGCATAGAAATCATCGAGATAGGGATTGTCAATCACCGGTTCCAGATAGCATCGCCAACCGAGTTGCTCGGCAAGTGCTTGTGCCAGAGTGGTTTTTCCGACGCCGATGTTCCCGGCAATGGCAACGAAGTAGGTGCGCTGCGCGAATTCACGCATGGTCACGAAACCGGTTAGAGATTCAGAAGGTTCAATCCGGTGTGTTGATCGGGTGTGCGTTCGACAAGAGCGGCTCCCGGCTCGATCCAGCATTCGAGAGTCACGGCAACCTCGAGATGGACCAGATGCCCGGCTTTGACGTTTCCTTCTCGATCGGCGACGGCGGCATGAAGGTGCCAGAACGGCTCGCCGTTTACCAGCGCAAGATTCCCGGTCAAACTCACGAGTTCGACGACTCCGTCCACGGGAAACTCAAGATATTTGCGGGCCGCAAGATCATAGTACGCGAGAAGAACGTTTCTTACTCCGCCGATTCCGCTCACGGATCCCGACGTCCATCCGCGCTCGCGGGCCAGCTCGACGAAGGCTCTCGGCAAGACTTCACCGATTTCGAATTTCGCAAGAAAACGCGAACCCTGCGGGGAGATTCTCATCGTTTGTGGGCGGTTGAATCGCGTGAGAATTCATCGTCCAGCGGATCGAAACGCAGATCCGGAATCGTTTGCAGAAGTTGGGAGATATCGTAGCTGGTATCGCGCGTCATCACGGCTGCATCCGGATGAGTCAGGTAGCTGACGGGTTCGACCTTTTCAGCGGAGAGTCCGTAGGCTCGGAGTACGGTAAATCCGATATCCAGCCGGCTCATCCGCTTCGGGCCACCGATGTGCAGAAGTCCGTTCATGTCGGAGATGCACGCGTGTTCGATGATTTGCACGAGCTTTCGAACGTGGATCGGCGAACGATACTGGTCGCCGTAGAGTTGGAGGGGCTCCCCCCTGCGAATGGTATCCAGAATTCTCGTCGAGAAGCTCTCCCCCCACCCCATCGAAGGTCCGACCACCGAATTGCTTCGCAGAACGAGATGACGAGCCGCACTATTCAGGACTTCGCGTTCCGCCTCAAGTTTCGTTCGGCCATATTCGCCAATCGGATCGGGGTTATCGCTCTCGCGATAGCCGCCTCGTTTGCCGGAAAAAACCTGATCGCTGGAGATGAAGATCAACTTGGCATGGAGACGCTCGGCCAACCGAATGAGCCGCGCCGTCGCCTCCACGTTGGCGGCACGCGCTCGGGCCGGATTGCGCTCGCATTCGATGACTCGCGACATTGCCGCCGCGTGGACGATCACCTCGGGCTTCCACTCCCTGAACAGCGTTCCCGTTGGCTCGTCCAACGTCAAGTCGGCGCGTTCGCAAGGGAACGGAAATCCCCCGCGGGCCGTATGCACCACACCCAGGATTTCGTGCCGGGCAATCAGATGTTGCGCGACGCGTGAACCGACGAAACCCGATGCCCCTGTGACGACGACTCGCACCGCCCGTCAGAACCGGAGAGACAGGATGAAGGAACAACCGGGGCCATCGGTGCAGGGCTGGACATGCAGCCGCCAAGCATCGGTAGTGGAGGTTTGGGACTTTGCACGCAGGCGAACCGAAGAGCGACCCGCATGGATCGCCGAGGCCACGTGATTCAGCACAATTCCACCTACGAAATAGATGATGCTGTTGAACGCGCGATCGGACTTGACGCGGACATTCTCCATCTCGGCACGATGCTCTTCCGTGTCCCACGCCCAGCGATCGGTCGAAGACGTATACAGAGCGTCGTAATCGCGATCCCGCAGGCGGCGTTCATTATATAGGTCCACGTTCATCCAGTTGCCGACGTCCACGTAGAAATCATGGCCGTGATCGCCCTTCACACCGGCATGCGCCACCGCCAGGGCCTCGTAGTCGTCGCGCGTGGAACGGCCGTAGGCCTGCACCGACAGCATTCCACCGATCATGGCCAGTTCCGCTCCGATAAAGGATAAGGCCGTGTTTCGCTGGCCGAGCTCATACTGACCCCAGCCGGGAATCACAAGCGACTTGAGAAACGCCGATTTTCCGCGGGGCGCATCCGCGGCTTGCGCGCCGCCCGTCAGCGTCAGAAACGCCAGACAGATCGCGATGGTGCGCACCGCCAATGAACGAGGTCTTCTCACGATCTACCGGATCGGATAAGAAAGTGTCAGGGATCGCGTCATCGAGCCATCCAGCGGCTTGGCGTCGTATTGCAGTCTCAGGTCTCCCAAAGGATTCGAGGCTCGATCAATCCGGTGATTCTGGTTCCGGACGAGGAATGCCGCGTGAAGCGACGAGAGTACGTGATTCACCAGCACGACTTCCATCGCCACATTGGCCTTGTCGAGAAAATCGTTGGCTTCGCCGCGCATGTCGCGGTACACATAGAAAAGCAGCGATTCACCGTCGAACTGGCGATTGCTCGGGTCGTCGGCCCGCAAATCGCCCGCTGGATGATCCCACGGAGTCCGGTCGGGGGGATCCGTGGATTCGAGACCGCTGTTCCAACCGTTGCCATAGTTGTAGGTATCAAGCCATCCGAATC contains:
- a CDS encoding deoxynucleoside kinase, with protein sequence MREFAQRTYFVAIAGNIGVGKTTLAQALAEQLGWRCYLEPVIDNPYLDDFYADMSRWAFHLQVYFLSKRFASQREIEAD
- a CDS encoding DNA-binding protein encodes the protein MRISPQGSRFLAKFEIGEVLPRAFVELARERGWTSGSVSGIGGVRNVLLAYYDLAARKYLEFPVDGVVELVSLTGNLALVNGEPFWHLHAAVADREGNVKAGHLVHLEVAVTLECWIEPGAALVERTPDQHTGLNLLNL
- a CDS encoding SDR family oxidoreductase; the protein is MRVVVTGASGFVGSRVAQHLIARHEILGVVHTARGGFPFPCERADLTLDEPTGTLFREWKPEVIVHAAAMSRVIECERNPARARAANVEATARLIRLAERLHAKLIFISSDQVFSGKRGGYRESDNPDPIGEYGRTKLEAEREVLNSAARHLVLRSNSVVGPSMGWGESFSTRILDTIRRGEPLQLYGDQYRSPIHVRKLVQIIEHACISDMNGLLHIGGPKRMSRLDIGFTVLRAYGLSAEKVEPVSYLTHPDAAVMTRDTSYDISQLLQTIPDLRFDPLDDEFSRDSTAHKR